One segment of Channa argus isolate prfri chromosome 17, Channa argus male v1.0, whole genome shotgun sequence DNA contains the following:
- the tcf21 gene encoding transcription factor 21, whose translation MSTGSLSDVDDELLDGILKFGSSGKDSNESTEESSNCEGTCANDDRRDAPGKKRKTASRKTAPKGVAQQEGKQVQRNAANARERARMRVLSKAFSRLKTSLPWVPPDTKLSKLDTLRLASSYIAHLRQILANDKYENGYIHPVNLTWPFMVAGKPENDLKEMLNTTRLCGTTAS comes from the exons ATGTCCACCGGGTCTCTCAGCGATGTCGACGACGAGCTCCTGGACGGCATCCTGAAGTTTGGCTCATCCGGTAAAGACTCCAACGAAAGCACAGAAGAGAGCTCTAACTGCGAGGGAACTTGCGCAAACGACGACCGGAGAGACGCACCGGGTAAGAAAAGGAAGACAGCGTCTAGAAAGACGGCACCCAAGGGCGTGGCGCAGCAGGAGGGCAAGCAGGTGCAGAGGAATGCGGCTAATGCCCGAGAGAGAGCCAGGATGCGAGTACTGTCCAAAGCTTTCTCTCGGCTGAAGACCTCCTTACCCTGGGTACCCCCGGACACCAAGCTCTCCAAACTGGACACACTGCGCCTGGCGTCCAGCTACATCGCGCACCTCCGGCAGATTCTGGCGaacgacaaatatgaaaacggATATATCCATCCTGTTAACCTG ACTTGGCCTTTCATGGTTGCAGGGAAGCCGGAGAACGATTTGAAGGAGATGTTGAACACAACGAGGTTATGTGGAACAACGGCGTCTTGA